Genomic DNA from Bernardetia sp.:
ACAAGAAAGAAGTGAATATATTACAAAAATAATCACAAAAGTAAAGGAAGGAGAAGCACATTTCATAGAAATAGACTATCATTTTGAAAACAAAGAAGGAAAATTAACTAAAATCAAATAATTCAATATATTTATCTTCAAAATTCGAAAATCCACTAAGTAGGCTTTAATTCTACTTAGTGGATTTTTGTTAGTCAGATTTTTTTAAGATTACTTTCCCATTTGTCCTACAAAAGTAATTTCATCTACATCTTTTCTAGGAGATTCTGGTGTTTCTTGCTCTTTCAAGTTATCTGGGAGTTGTTCTTTGTCTCCTAAATACCCTATCGCCACAAAAGTAACAGGCTCGTAATCGGCTCTAATATTCAGACTTTCTATAGTTTTCTCTTTATCATAACCTGCCATGTGATGCAAATAAATATCCATTGAAGTGGCTTGAAGGCTTAAATTTCCCATAGCTAATCCGATGTCGTGCCACGAGTGTGCGTTGGGTTTACCATTGTTTGAGAAGCTCTTTTTGGCTACTGTTGCTACCAAAACGGCAGCATTTTTTGCCCATTTTTGATTAAATTCAGTTAAACATTCAAGAAGTAAATTGAAGTTTTGAGTATCTTCTCTGTGTGCATAGACAAATCGCCAAGGCTGTTCATTATAACTAGAAGCTGCCTTTCCTGCTGCTTTGAAGAGTAAGTCTAAGTCTTCTTCAGAAATAGATTTTGAAGAAAAAGCTCTTGGACTCCAACGTTTTGTAATATTAGGCAAAATAGATTTTGACATAAAAAATAGTTTTAGTTGAGTTTAAAAAATGAATACCCTTTTAATTAAGAGTGTATGGAAAATGTTTTGTACGTCTGAAATTGGATAGCAAGAATGGCGTTTTATGAAAAAATATTTGTGGGTTTAAAAAAAACTATATAGATTTATAATCTAATTTTATTCAAAATAAAAAAAATAAAAAATATGAAAAAGACTAAAGAAAGCAAAATCAATGTCTTAAAATCATTAAACAATACATCAGTTTTAAGTACGAAGCAGTAGGTGAAAATTAAAGGTGGTTCAGAATCAGAGGACTCAGTAAATTATTCATATGGTCATCCTCTAAATGGTGCAGACTTTTGGCCCTTAGCTAATTTTGCTTTTTAGGCTATCAAAAGTAATCAAAACATAGAATATAACTTCTTAAATTAGAATAATGTTCTAATTTGAAAAGTTATATCTATTCTACTAAGCTTCTATTTTGTTTTTTGCAAATAGAAGCTTTTGTATGTTTATACATTTTGTGTTTTTTTATATTAAAAATGATAAGTGAAAAAATCATATTCCACAAAATAATCAAATCTATGCCTTTAAATAAAACTCTGTATATATCTATCTTTTTATGCTTTATGCCTGTACTTTGTTATTCTCAAAGTGAAGATATTTCTCTTGCAGAAATCGATATTCAAAATAGGTTTGTAGAGGATTTATATGAAACGAAGCCAGAAAAAGCTTTAGAAAAATCAGAAAAATTACTTCAACTATCAGAAAAGAAAAAATACAAAAAAGGACAGGTGTGGGCTTGGTTTGGAAAAGCTCTTTACTATGAAAAGATGAATAAGTATTCCGAAGTATTAAAATATATTAACAAAGCTATAAAGATAAGTGAGTTGGATACTATAAAACACAATACAGCTAAATTATATCTTTCTAAAGGTAAGTATCTTTCGAAAAATGGAGAAATGGATTCGGCTATAAACAGTCTCATAACAGCAGAGAAAAAAGTAAATTATTTAGAAAAAAAAACTAAAGTAAATGTACAATTTGAAATTTATAATACTTTAGGAAGAAGCTATGAAAGAGTTGGAAAAATAGAAAAAGCGACAGAGTATTATGTAAAGGCAGTAAAACACGCTCAAAAAAATGATTTTTATAGAGGAGAAGGTACTGGATTATTTAATCTAGGTTATATATATGAATTAGAAAAAAAATATGATAAAGCAGAAGACTGTTACAAACAAAGTATAAAAGCAAGTCAAAGAGCACAGGACACTTCTTATATTGTATATAGCAATGTATATTTATCAGGGATATACTCAAAAAAAGAACTGCCAAAAGAAAGTCTAAAATATTTGAATTATGCTTTGAAATTAGCTAAAGAACACCAGAACAAAAAAAGTTTAGGGTTTGTATATTTTGAGTTAGCAGATTATTATATGAAGTCTAATGATTTAGAAAATACGATACTTTACTTAGAGAAATCAAAGAGAATAGATATAGAGAATAACGATATAGAAGGTGTAGTATTAAATTACTTTCAAGCAACAAAAACATATATAAAATTCAAAGAGTATGATTTGGCAATACAAAAAGCAAGGCAAGGTTTAGAGAAAGCAAAAAAAAGTGAATTAAAAATGTATGTCATGGACTTCAACCTTGCTATCTCTGTGATTGAAGAGCAGAGAGGTAATTTTGAAGAAGCCTATAAAAGTTACAAAATACATTCAGAGTTAAGGAAATCCATTTTGAACGAACAAACTGTAGAAAAAATAAATGAACTCCAAACCCAATACGAAACAGAAAAAAAGGAACAGCAAATCACAACGCTAACTCAGCAAAATAAAATTCAAGAATTAGAAGTTAGAAATTCATATTATACTATTGCTGTTTTGGTAGTGGTGGCGTTGGCTGTTTTGGTGGTAGTTTGGGTATTCTTCAGACAGAAAAATATTATAGAAAAGTATGAAAAAGAGCAAGCAAAACTACGTTGGAGAAGAGCGCAGCTCAACCCTCATTTCTTTTTTAATGTTCTTTCAGCACTTCAAACTCTGCTCTATGAGAAAAGAGAAGGCGAAGCTATAGAATATATTGCAGGTTTTTCTACACTTATGAGAACAGTTTTAGAAGAATCTAACAAAGAAAAAAACTCACTTGAAAAGGAGATAGAATTTTTGGAAACCTATCTATCTTTAGAGCAACTTAGTCTAGACTTTGACTATGAAATTATCCTTGAATCAGACGATATAGAAGTGGAAGATATTATGATTCCGAGTATGGTATTACAACCTTTTGTAGAGAATGCTATCGAACACGGACTTCGAAAGTCTGTAAAAGGAGAGAAAAAAATAACTATTAAAGTCATAGAAAAAAGCCTTGATACTTTAGAAATATCTGTTAGAGACAACGGAGCAGGAAGAAGTAAAGAACGTAGGAAAAATCACGTTTCAAGAGCCTTAGAGATTACTAACGATAGAAAGAAACTTATGAAAGATGCCTTCGATTATCATATCATAGACCATCAAGACGAAGAACAGAATCCAACAGGAACAGAAGTTGTCTTTACTCTAAAAATTTGATAAGAATAGGCTGAATTATTTGCTTTTAAACAAATTTTACTCAAATTTTGTCTAGTCATAGTATTCCCTAATACAAACTCTTTAAAGACATAATGAATATTTTCATCGTAGAAGACAACCCTACTATAAGCCGATTTTTACTACAAGTGATTCCTACACTAGACCCAAGCTACAACATTGTTGGTACGGTTGATACTGTAAAAGGAGCTTTAGAGTTTTTACGAAATATTCAACCAGATTTACTTCTCTTAGATGTAGAATTGCCTGATGGAAAAGGCTTTGATATTCTTCAAAAATGGAATCAAGAAAATCAAAAAGAACGTTTTGATGGAAGTGTAGTTTTTGCCACAGCACACAATCATTATGCGCTACAAGCCATAAAACATAGTGCTTTAGATTATTTGGTAAAGCCTATCAATGTAAATGAACTAAAAACTGCTCTGAAAAAAGCCTTCGAAAATACAGAACAACTGAGCAAGCAGTTTATGAACGATAAAATAGAAGTACTGAGGCAAAACATAGAAAATGTACAAACCTATGGAAAAGACTATCAGAATCAGAAAATTGTTCTTTCAGATGCAGAGAAAATATATTTGGTAGCGATAGAAGATATTGTTCGATGTGAGGCAGAGCGCAGCTATACTTCTTTCTTTTTAAAGGAAGGCAAACACATTACTATTTCAAAATCTATCAAGGTTATAGAGGAAATGCTCCCTGAGAGTATTTTTTATAGAGTACATCGTTCTCACCTGATCAATCTTACCTACTTCGATTTTTTAGATAAAAAAGATGGAGGTACAGTTTACTTAAAAGACGGAAGTACTCTGCCTATCGCTATCAGAAGAAAAGACACCCTCATAGAACGACTGCGCCAAATATAATTATTGGTGTTGGTGTAATCTCCTTTGTTTTTAACAACGTGCTGACTAGCTTCGTAAATAAAATCCCACACTTCGTA
This window encodes:
- a CDS encoding LytR/AlgR family response regulator transcription factor: MNIFIVEDNPTISRFLLQVIPTLDPSYNIVGTVDTVKGALEFLRNIQPDLLLLDVELPDGKGFDILQKWNQENQKERFDGSVVFATAHNHYALQAIKHSALDYLVKPINVNELKTALKKAFENTEQLSKQFMNDKIEVLRQNIENVQTYGKDYQNQKIVLSDAEKIYLVAIEDIVRCEAERSYTSFFLKEGKHITISKSIKVIEEMLPESIFYRVHRSHLINLTYFDFLDKKDGGTVYLKDGSTLPIAIRRKDTLIERLRQI
- a CDS encoding tetratricopeptide repeat protein, translated to MPVLCYSQSEDISLAEIDIQNRFVEDLYETKPEKALEKSEKLLQLSEKKKYKKGQVWAWFGKALYYEKMNKYSEVLKYINKAIKISELDTIKHNTAKLYLSKGKYLSKNGEMDSAINSLITAEKKVNYLEKKTKVNVQFEIYNTLGRSYERVGKIEKATEYYVKAVKHAQKNDFYRGEGTGLFNLGYIYELEKKYDKAEDCYKQSIKASQRAQDTSYIVYSNVYLSGIYSKKELPKESLKYLNYALKLAKEHQNKKSLGFVYFELADYYMKSNDLENTILYLEKSKRIDIENNDIEGVVLNYFQATKTYIKFKEYDLAIQKARQGLEKAKKSELKMYVMDFNLAISVIEEQRGNFEEAYKSYKIHSELRKSILNEQTVEKINELQTQYETEKKEQQITTLTQQNKIQELEVRNSYYTIAVLVVVALAVLVVVWVFFRQKNIIEKYEKEQAKLRWRRAQLNPHFFFNVLSALQTLLYEKREGEAIEYIAGFSTLMRTVLEESNKEKNSLEKEIEFLETYLSLEQLSLDFDYEIILESDDIEVEDIMIPSMVLQPFVENAIEHGLRKSVKGEKKITIKVIEKSLDTLEISVRDNGAGRSKERRKNHVSRALEITNDRKKLMKDAFDYHIIDHQDEEQNPTGTEVVFTLKI
- a CDS encoding nitroreductase family protein, with protein sequence MSKSILPNITKRWSPRAFSSKSISEEDLDLLFKAAGKAASSYNEQPWRFVYAHREDTQNFNLLLECLTEFNQKWAKNAAVLVATVAKKSFSNNGKPNAHSWHDIGLAMGNLSLQATSMDIYLHHMAGYDKEKTIESLNIRADYEPVTFVAIGYLGDKEQLPDNLKEQETPESPRKDVDEITFVGQMGK